The following coding sequences lie in one Montipora foliosa isolate CH-2021 chromosome 11, ASM3666993v2, whole genome shotgun sequence genomic window:
- the LOC137975136 gene encoding aquaporin-4-like: MKMLLMTEIKNLHFWSSAFVELIATFFFIFLTTGTTITWNINHPPSTELISLSFGFSIATLAMCSLHLSGGHINPAVTIAMMAIRKVTILRGVTYVIFQVVGGIAGSVVLKFITPEAKRGTLGATVPGPEVTPGQAFGVEILLTFLLVFTVCASTDSKRLHYGYEVPLSIGLCVAVCHFIGIGFTGCGINPARSFGPALVMNKSEIWEHHWVYWAGPVVGALIAAVLYQVVFRARQEMGPTASASASSNDLEMNQDAKL; the protein is encoded by the exons ATGAAGATGCTGCTCATGACTGAGATAAAGAACCTTCACTTTTGGTCGAGTGCCTTCGTGGAGCTGATTGCaactttctttttcatcttCCTGACCACTGGCACTACCATTACTTGGAACATAAACCATCCTCCATCAACAGAATTAATTTCTCTGTCATTTGGGTTCAGCATCGCGACCCTGGCCATGTGTAGTTTGCATCTAAGCGGTGGACACATCAATCCTGCAGTCACCATTGCCATGATGGCCATTAGAAAAGTAACCATCCTGCGAGGAGTAACCTACGTCATTTTTCAAGTGGTCGGAG GTATTGCAGGCTCAGTCGTCTTGAAATTCATAACACCAGAAGCAAAGCGTGGGACACTGGGTGCCACTGTCCCAGGCCCCGAAGTGACCCCGGGCCAGGCATTTGGTGTGGAAATACTGCTGACCTTTTTACTCGTGTTCACCGTATGCGCCAGCACCGACTCCAAGAGGCTACACTATGGCTATGAGGTACCACTGTCCATTGGATTGTGCGTGGCTGTCTGTCATTTTATTGGG ATTGGATTCACGGGTTGTGGAATAAATCCTGCACGTTCGTTTGGTCCAGCGCTGGTCATGAACAAATCTGAAATTTGGGAACATCATTGG GTTTACTGGGCTGGGCCTGTTGTTGGAGCTTTAATTGCAGCGGTCCTGTATCAGGTGGTATTCCGCGCCCGCCAGGAAATGGGCCCCACAGCCTCTGCATCTGCATCCAGCAACGATCTGGAGATGAACCAAGATGCCAAGTTGTGA